Genomic segment of Panicum virgatum strain AP13 chromosome 9N, P.virgatum_v5, whole genome shotgun sequence:
AATTACTCCCCATTCTTGTGCCTGTCGCCACCACCGAATTCCTTCTCGTTACTAAGTCCTAAATCCAAGCTTCCATTTAATTAGTGGCACGATCAAGCGAGGGTCATTCTTTAATTAATGGCCATGCTCCTTTCCTTTGTGTCGCTGGTCTCCCCGGTTCATGATGTGGCCAAGATGATGGATGATCAGGTAGGCAGGGAACAGCGCTGCTTAATGAAGCTGATTAGCATGCGCTTTCGGACGTAATCCGCGCGTGCTGAGGCGGTGTTCATCCCCAATCATCGCCGGGCCTTTGCTGCCGTTGCGCGTCGTGATCATCGCCCTTTGACAAGTGGAGTACGTGCGCACTTATTTTTTTTTCCTACTTAGATAGCAACTTTACCTTCCATTGTTATCCTAAATTGATGTGGTTCAAGTGCTCCACTCCAGTTTCTCATGGGGCCTCCACTTAATCATGAATAAGCACTGGTATTTGTCTTGTAAAATATTTGAAATTGGAAACTTTAAACCTTACTAGTTTTTATTTTGCCTGAAAAGTACTTTCTTAATATGGAGTACAATAGAAAATTAACGGTTTTTATATATGTCGGAAaatgctatttttttttgtgattggAGGTTGTATTTACTCACAGTTGGTGGGATAATAGATACTTGACCAGACTGACATGATGACACGTAGTAGCTGATTGAATGACCGATTCCGCATATTTTTCTTCAGGAGAATGGAGAACCCTAGTCGCACCAACCATCTCCAGAAACGATCAAACAACTGCAGTTTTGCGGTATACAGCTCAACGATCGATCATCACATCCTTCTTttcatataaaaaaaattgtcgGACATATATGCACTCTTCAACAAGAGTTGCAACGAGTAGTCATGAATCAGGATCAATCATAAAGGAGACATGGAAAAGATTTGCAATTTAGCACAAACCTTTCTCAAAAGTTTTTTTTGTACACACTACCCCAAGAGAACTTTGTGCGTGCTGTGTAACTTTCTTATCCCCAGGGAGTGGTGTCACCTTTCAGTATATATTGCAGCAAGAAGTGGTGTGCCACGATACTTTGCTGGGCTTGACATGGCTCAAGGCTTTTCTCTAGAGATTGTGACTTTTCACAAGGCAAGCTCAAGCTCTGTCTACTGTCACATGTTCTAGAATACAACAAGCAAGGAGCTATTGAGTAAATCAATTTTTTTCGGCTCTGTCCATATAACAGGAAAGAACCTTCACTGACAATGAAATGTATTATTAATTTGCTCCTTAACTGCCGTGCTATCAAGTTTCATGATCCATGGCCATTAATCTGTGTACCAACCTAACACGAGAGAGAATGATTTTTTAGCTTCCTCGTTCATGATTACACCACAAATAAACAAAATCTCTGCAGAAAAATCCTTGTCCTAGTCATGTAGATTGTAGAGGGAATCATGGAGCCTACTTTTTTGGGGCCACTACTGCTTCAGCTTCGTCAAGAACCAATCGGACTTATCCATGCATACACACATCAAGCTAATCATCATGTAATAGTAGGTGTAGTCCTCGTATATCACACATAATTAAGGCACATAATTAATCCAATACAATTATTTCAATTTTTTAGAGAAAAGTTTTTGACTTTTTATAATTCTTGATGTCATGAGTAGCACAAATCCAGTGGAATTTAGTCCAGGTGTTATTCTTTATTTATGGAGACGGAAGAAATGGAGACAAAGGGAATTCgtaggggtgcaaattggtgatccttaggtgcacctccaaccctctttagcaCAAAATTTTGTATTGAGATatcattttgaaaaattagtataaaattttgaactacaaaggatTGGAGGGGCATCTAAGGGTCACCAATTGACAATAGGAATTCGGGGAAAAAAAGGTGGTGACATATGAAATGGATTTATGAACAATTCCAAATAGGCTAGAATAATATAGCTAGATAGAGCCATATTCTTGACGTTGACATAAGCATATGAGGACACGCAATGCAAAGCACGGTGCCGGTGGTCAAATGCTCAAAGCTACCCGCACTAGCTGCGACGGACTTTTGTAGTGAATGTCATGCACCAACCGTTTGAGGATGCCTCTAAAATCCTTAATCAGGTCGAACACAACAAAACAAATTAAGCTGCTAAATTAACCACACATCACGAGGTAGCTCTAGTTAGCTAGCTAGGATGCTGGCTCTACCATCTTGAGAGGGATGGCGATTGGCGAAGAACAAAGATACCTTGGTGTGGTGTCATCATCACGCATGCACTGTGGTCTGGATTTGATGTATGCTCTAACAATATAAATTAACGCATGGACACGCACCATCATTTCGCCTTTTTATCTTCTCTTCATTGGTGTGTCAAGAcaagcagttttttttttcgggGTGAaagttgttctatttttttttcctggGGAGAAATCGATGTATTCTAGGACCAGACTTTATGCATGTGTCACCGAGGCTATGAACGGTAAAGAAAGGGGTACCTGCGGCCCAGTGTAGCAACGTGGTTCTTTCCGGCTGACCATTGAGCAGCCTAGCTACTGGCTAGGTGTAGGCAAGGAGAGTTGCCGTGGTTGCTATTCGTCGCAATGTGTACATGATCGTACGTGTCGAGATCAGCACCTGCTGATCGTGGAGGGCAAGCGAAATTTGATGCCGTGATGTGTTCCACCTTCCTACAGTCTACGGAGTCCTACTCCTAGTCACACTGCTCACGGGTCTCTCCACTCCACTGCCTACTCTACTGAATAATCGAGGGCATCGCGTGAGCAGATCGGCAGCCGGGTTGGGAGAATCTTGGAGACGGCAACGCACTGTCTGGTCTACCACTCGCGATCAAGATGCGGCTAGAATGCTAGATGCCCGATCCTCTTCGCTGttgataaaaagaaaagaaacaaaaggaGCAGGAATGGAATGGATCATGGATGGCTACCAGGGAGAGCGCGCGCAGGGTCAGTCGCTCGATGGCCGATCCGGCGGCCTTCATAGGATACCGGCCGGCCGTGCCGGACAGCGCGGCGTGGGCGCATGGTGTCGCATTGACACGACGCCCTTGGTGGTCATATGCTGGTGGGCACCACCGTACCACCCCCCGCGCACAGATCGGCCGTACGGGTACGGCGGCGCATCCGAGCGCTAGCCGGGgaccctcgccgcgccgcgcgccggccggcacACCTGTACCTAGCTAGTGCGTGGGTGGACGAGCGGCAGCGAGCGCGCCCGGATCAGACGGCGCCCCGGCACCGGCAAGGCAGCGCTGTCCCCGCCCCCCGTACGTACGCGGGGCATCCGCTTGCACTCCACCGTCCACGCACGCCGCGAGGTGATCGCGGAGCAGGGCCTGGAGCGGAGCGGACGAACGAATCCGCCGCCCGCTGTGAGTACCCGGAGCCCCACCCCACTTCCGCACCGCACGGCTTGTTCCGGTGCGCCCGCACAAAGGCGATCGACCACCGCGGGCGGCAGGGAGCCTGCGTACCGGTACCGGAAGACGCCCGAGTCCTGACGGAGCTCAGTGACTCGCCAATGCAACTCACCATCATCTTCCGTTCCGAGTCCATCCTCAGGGTCCGTGCGCGCTCGCAGCGGCGTAACTCCTCTTGTCCCGCCCGCAgcacccgcgccgcgccggcaaaCGCGACACGGACCGCACTTCCACACGCACGCGAGTTACTGCGGCCACTAAAGCGTGGTTTAGATTTCAAAAcgcaaaatacaaaatttttataaattatttatataatgtattaaatatagttaaaaataaatcgcattacataaatggactgtaaatcgcgagatgaatctaatgagcttaattagaacgtgattagacactaaattgctacattaatactacagtaaacaagctctaatgatggattaattaggctcattagattcgtctcgtaatttacagacaagatctgtaattagttttgtgattagtctacatttaatacttcaaatattaaagaTTCTCTTCCAAAAAAGCAAAAAAGCAAAATGGAAAGTGAACTAAACATACCCTAAATCAATTTCGCCGCCTGCGTTGTCATCTCTATAAGAGCCAGTATTATAAAGGCTAAGAGCTAGCTGAGATCCTACATAGAAGAGAGAAAGTAGAAAGAGAAAGGAGCAGACGACTAGCAAAACGCTTGCTTGACGGACGGAGAGATTCTGCGACGCATGCAATTGGTCGGTGCTCTCTGCTCTGCATTAACTAGCTGTAGGGTCCACCACCAGCATGCCTCTTTGCAGCCGGGAGCAGGCGTATGCTATTAGCCTTGCTCTAAGAGCATGGTTAACAATGGTGCATAATTTCAAGGTACACTTATCTAGATCGAGAAGCACGTTATGATACGATGGGTTCCGCTAGCTCAACCAATAACAGTCGATGCATAGCCTCTTCGCCGGTTCGAGCGTTGCACGACTACCTCCTTCTCTCTTCATTCACGTAGACTCGCGGTCGGCTCTCAACTactcataatacttgctctaagtcTGTAACTACAAGACAGTGACAATTGGTTAGATTTAGGGTGCCTTTGGTTGGTCTTTTGAACCTATTTTTACTTTTGTAAAAACCAAAAGCCAATAAAAAAGCTCAAAAGCCACGATTATTTCTACTTAAAAGCTGTTTTTGCTCTAGTACAAAGTAAAAGCACCTCCACCCTTGCTTTCAGCTGCTTTTGGGTCAAATACTTATCCACATGTCACTGGTTATGATGCATACCGGTTCGGGTTCTTTCATTTCCATCGCAGGCTCCTTCCTCTCGCAACCTTCTGCGTCTACTCCCTAGTGCCGCTTCGCCTGCACTACCGCGAactcgccccgccgccaccgcgagcAAGTTGACCCCGCCACGAGCTCCgatgagagagaggaagaagatggcgagataagagagggaggaagacggAACGTGTCTCTGTGACATATGGATCCGCTTGTAAGGGAGATAAGCTTTATAAAAAACCACAGCTCAGCTGTTCAACCAAATACGtttctaatttttttcaaaaatctccGCCCACAACAATTTTTTCAAAAGCCACGGTCGGACGGCCCAACCAAACACCCTTACGGCGGTTAAACCAGCTGCATGCGATGCTAACTACAGTGGTTACCGTGGCCGTCGTCGAGCGCCGCGCCGGGTCAACGCCACGAACCCACGCCCTCGTTCGCGCCCACTATAAAATCTGCTCTCTGCGTGCTGGCAACTGCTCAAGCGCCGAGTCTctccacgcacgcacgcacgcacgcgagaccggcgggcggcgagcgcggggcgggggcgtggagggagatggaggcggcgagggcggaCCCGGCGGCGGGGCTGGACGTGGACAAGCTTACCTACGAGATCTTCTCCATCCTCGAGAGCAAGTTCCTCTTCGGCTACGACGACCCCAAGCTCTTCTCCGCGGGGacctcgccgcggccggggGCCACTTCGGGGAAGGCCACGCCGCtgagagctccggcggcgggcaAGGGCAAGGTGTGCATCCTGTccatcgacggcggcgggcgggcagcCGACGggctgctcgccggcgccgcgctggTCAGGCTGGAGGCCTCGCTGAGGCGGCGCACCGGGGACGAGGGGGCCAGGCTGGCCGACTTCTTCGACGTCGCGGCGGGGTCCGGCGCCGGGGGCGTGCTCGCGGCCATGCTGGTCGCGCGGGGCCCCGCCGGGCGCCCGCTCTTCTCGGCGGAGGACGCGCTCGCGTTCCTGCTGCGCAGCCTCCGCCGGGGCTGgtctgacggcggcggcggggcagggggCGGTCTGCGCGCGCTGTTCCGCCGCCCGGGCACCGCGTTCCGCAAGCTCTTCGGGGACCTCACCCTGCGCGACACGGTGCGGCCCGTGCTGGTGCCGTGCTACGACCTCGCCACGGGGGGCCCGTTCCTCTTCTCGCGCGCCGACGCCGTTGAGACCCGCGCATACGACTTCCGCCTCCGCGACGTCTGCGCCGCGACCTGCGCCGGGtccggcggctccgcggccgcgGTGGAGGCGCGGTCCTGCGACGGGTCCACCCGCAtcgcggcggtcggcggcggcgtcgcgctcgGCAACCCCACGGCGGCCGCCATCACGCACGTGCTCAACAACAAGAGCGAgttcccgctcgccgccggcgtcgaggaCCTGCTCGTCGTCTCCAtcggcagcggcgagggcgagccGCGGGGCGCCGCCTCCACGTCCGAGATCGTCAGGATCGCCGCCGAGGGCGTCGCCGACATGGTACGGCACCACCAAACACAGACACGCACACGTGAATCACGCGCACCCCCGCACCAGCCGCTTGGTGGTCCATCCTTGCTTTCGCATCTTGTTCTTCGTGCTCCCTCTCGCTGAAGCCTCACTCTCTCTCGCATCTGACCTGCCGGCGCGCCAGGTGGATCAGGCCGTGGCCATGGCGTTCGGACATAATAGGACAAGCAACTACATCCGCATTCAGGTCAGTCTCGCGTTGCCATCTCCATTCTCCGCTCGCCAGTGGAGTGTCACTGTCCTCCTCTGCCTTTTACCGTGCTCGCCGGAGACTTCGCGAGCCTTGGACGCCTCTGCGCACGACCCACTAACCTTCGCCGCCGATGTCTGCGCAGGCGACGGGGACGCCGCGGCCGGGCCGGAGCGGCGCGGCTAGGAGCGGGTGCGTGGCGGAGGAgatgctggcgcagaagaacgTGGAGTCGGTGCTGTTCCGCGGGAAGAAGGTGGCGGAGCAGACCAACGCCGAGAAGCTGGAGCGGTTCGCGCACGAGCTCGTCAAGGAGCGAGACCGCCGCAGGACCAGCCCGGTGTCGCCCACCGTCGTCAAGCAGCacccctcgacgccgccgccggcgtcctacTCGAACCTGGTCAGCCAGACGCTCACCAGCATCATGTAGACCACCAGCAGCACAGCAAGACCAAGTGAAATGTGCTGCATGTATTAGTCTCCTagctctccttttttttccctcttTCTTTCCGCTCAGTTTCTGCAGCCGGCCGATTTTTGTAAATGCGGTTTGaccccaagaaaaaaaaaatggcgCGTGATCTGCAGGGTCTGTCTGTAACTGTAATTCTGTATCTTGAGAATGCCTGCACAGCTTGTGAGTTTGATGAGCAGAGCTGTGACGAACAGACCCTGGATCTGAAAAATAATAGATCACAAAGCAGCTGTTTGTTAATCAGGAGTAACTGTCTCTAATCTAATGTGGTGATGTCTTTAGCTTGAAGGCAGgtaaaaattgcaatgatagCTGCTGCAAAGTATGGTGGCTGTTCTCTTGAGAAGCATACTAGTACATAACAAAGTACATGGAACTCAAATGTTCAGAAGCCTGGAAACACGCCGTACCCCATCGAACATTTTCGCTGCTGCCTGCGGCATGCCGGCATCAGACATGTTGCTTATGAATGTGCCTGCCGTTTCGGAACTCGGGACCATAGTGCTTCCAACGTTCCAGCTTTCAGATGCACTGTTCTTGCAGTTGCAGCTTTGCTAGGAGTTCACACCTGTTCCGACTTCCGTGTCCCAAGTGCTTCAGTGCTTCAGAACATGCAGAATTCAACAGAAACCAGGTGGTACCAGCAACAACAGCATTTTGTTCTTATTATGATTACATTGTAACTTTGTAGGTGATGAAGACTAACGAGGTTTGTATCGAGTTTAGAACTACTAAGCGTGAAGCAAAAGAAGTCCATGATCACATGCGTGCAGTACGTGATGGCAATTAAGCACCAAACACAGAAGTGGGAGACAGGGTCTGAGGCAGCTGGATTCAGCTCTACCGCGAGATGCATTCTATAAACAGGAATCCTATTCCTAAGGCGCGCGTGTTAACGCGGAGGTGATGGTGCTCTGATGTCTGATCCAACAGAATAAGTGGCGCCCTTCATGCGACGTGAGTCCAGCGACGCCGCTACGTGGAGGCGTCAACGAGCCCTGGGCTGGCTCGAGGTGTCATCAGTGTTTGCTTTCTCAGTATGGAATTTTAGATGCTAGTATTTTTAGTGTCTGCTAAGTTACAGTGAAGCACTGTTGATTCTGGTGGCAGTGATGCCACCGAAAAGTTACTATCCACAAATCCATAGACACACCccctctgaagtctgaacacaTGAAAACACTCGACCTAGTCAATCTCAACAGGTAGGAGTGCATGTTGTTTTATTCCTGTGCTACATGTCAATGCATCTTTCGAGAAGCCATTGTTTTTAATACCAAGCCTaaagtttttttcttctttctttgtgAGCTGGGTTCCTTCTTTGTATTGTGTGAGGGTCTGCAGCAACACTAAGTATCCTTACTAATGTACATGTGGACCAccatgtaaaaaaaaaagaattcagATTAAGTCAGTGCACCGTGGGGTCAGCTAGTCTAGCTGAGACACTCAAAACTCATCATGTAAAGTGTAAACCACACTAAACCAAACCAATGCTACAGCTAGGTAAATAGGCAAGCATAATGAGGTAGGTTACAACTTACAAGCTAGCAGTGCTGGCGTCAAGGGTAGCAGGCTAGCAGCTCCATCCTCCGGGCAGTAACCACCACACCACCACCACTCCTCACTCTCGGTAGACAGCGCCTGCACCAGGGCAGAATAGAAAAATCAGCACATCACTCACCTTTACCACAAAGTTAATTATGCTTCTCACATGCCACAGCAGCAGCCAGACAGCAGATTACGGGCAATAGAGAGTAGAAACCAGGAATCGCGCACCAGATGGCACAGGTTCAGCATCACCATTCAGGCATTCACCCCTGCTTATTGCAGTTCAGAGTCTGGGCAGCACTGCTTCGCCCACGCTGTTGCCTTGTCTCCTCGCAGCTGCCTTGGATTCCACTGTCTGCGCAGGTAGGTGCACAGGCCACACGTGTAACTTTTACTGTGTGGGTCGATCTGCATAACCTGTATTTGTATATATGCAAGTAGCTGAGAATCTCTGCATGCACCATCGCCACGCCGGGCAGCAACTTGCAGCTCATCGATCTCACTCCTCCTAGTTCCTGCACAGAAAAGATAGTCTAATCGACCCACCTTTGCAAAGCAGCATCCATCACGGAAAAGAGGCGTGGTTACCGATCGTGCCTACCGAaagcctctttgtttgtttggttcTTCGCACGGTAATAAGTTGGTTGAGCAGTTACCCGTTTGGCCCTCTCTGCTCGCATTGTTTACCATGGATGTCAGGGATTATTTAGGCATCTAGGATCTTTCATCACATGTTAACTACGGCGGTAGGCTCAGTAGTTTTTCCTAACATCTGCAGGCAGCAGCTTTGTATTATTTCTTAGAGGTTTGAATATGCATGTATAGACAACTTACTCCTGCAGTGTTTGTCCAGGAATCCTATTATGCTTGTCTCTAAAAAATGCTATAAAACTCACGAGCACGTCCAGAACTGTTTActtctggctcacttcttgtCCTCCACTTTGTATTGACCTTCTAAATATCATTTTTTTCATCAAACATATTTTTCTGTAGGCTTTCAAGCGTTCATATAATGTTGTCAGGCATAAAAGTGGCTGTcaacatttatttatttaatatcAATGGAGATCTTCTATATCTTTATAATACAGTTAGTTGGAGGACATTTGTCTTGAGTACGAAATACCGAAATCGATACATACCATCCTAACTACCCAAAATAAATTGGTATGCCCCTAGAAACACACAAACAGGGAAATGAAATGCTTCCCTAATGGCATCCAAAAGAAAGCACACGAGCTACGATATTGATTTGTTGTATCAATTGAACAGAAAATGACTGCTTACTTGACACGAATGATTAGATGGCCATAATTACCAGGACCCATCTGCTGCGTGACGGCTTCAGTGCTGTGTAATGGACTTAAGTTCAGTTGAGACACCGGAGGCTTTCAGATCAAGTGCTGCTCACCTGCAAACATTGGTCAGCATGCAGACCACACGAGCAATGTGTGCACACTATTCTGAAATCTAACCTACAGAAATTCATGTTGATTCGATAAAAAATGTATTTCATGGTGGGATCCAGTATCAAAGGCAAGGAATGTTTCTTGGAATTATGCAGAACAATGAAAGCAAGTACCATTCGTTGCGCGttataataaaaaaaaacactcaAAAGATAAGTCATAATCTTACAAGAAACACATATCTTTAGCAAAACATTAGATATGGCCTGATAACTTGTGAGATAAATATAATGAATATTTTAATTCAATGATTTTCGTTGATCCATAAGCAGAATTCTTATTGAAAGTACACTCGTTCAACTGAATGAACTTTAGGTGGTATTAGGAACTATATAGACCAAGACCTTTAAACAAACAGTAGCCTCTCAGAAACAATGGGAGACGGCAATAGGCTAGGTTCTCCATTTTACCTTTTTGTAGACGCTCATGCAAATTGAAGGGCTGCAGACTTGCACCCGAAATTTCCCTAGTCTATATACCTTAATCCTTCAACAAGAAGTCAAGGGAAAGGTGGAAAGCAGGCATGTAAAATGCAGAGTGCTATGCTACATATAGGTTTCGTCATTCCATGGGAACAAAACCATACAAAACTGTCTTTTACACTCAATCATGTTTCAGAAAGACGAACAAGAATTACTCAAAAACAAAATCACTATGAAAACTGCCATAATATGTTTGTCATTCCCTAAAAAAGAGAAGTGCTTTAATAAAATTAGTATGCTTTCATTAATATAATGCACCTTTTGCAGTGAGCATAAATATAGAAGAACAAAAAACCACAGTACCAAACTGAATTGAATACTGATGAATTGTACAAATTACAATAAGCACAAAAACAGTTATGAAGTCTGGTCATGGAACTCTTTCTCCCTGAAATGTGCATTTACACACTTCATTCATTAGGTTACTCGGCAGCATCCGATATCATTGCTACAGTAGAAGAAATTGTAATTTCATAATAAGCTTTAAGGAATACCTACATCTGGCAGTTGAAATATACGCTACGATCCACTCGTACAGAGACCTAACTGAACAGAAAACGATAGCCTCTTCGTGATGCTGACAAATAATTGTTACAGGATTATAACATTACTAGGGATGCTCTGCCCTAGTAGTGTCAATGGGGAATAAGTGAGGTTGTTGTATAGCTTCTCTTCTGCGACACGTTTTACGCACTATAAGCATGCATAGGTCCAGGTATCAGTATGTTAGGCAGCCTAAGCTGTGGGGTAGTGTGCTAGCACTTAGCAGAGCAACAAAGATGCATCACATCTGATGTTCAGCATACCTCATTGAATCTGATATAGTTTCAAATGTAATGGTAACTAATAACATCTCCAACAAAGAAAGATTCATGTgcctttatttattattttgtaACAAAACATTCAACAAAACAATAGGGCTCCTCTTGGAGCTTGATTCTTTATTTTGTATAACAATTACATACAGAGAGTTGGAGAAGGGGGCAGGGGGTTGTAGTTGATTAAATATAcaactcacaagtcacaacccTGATGGACAGTTTAAACATCCCATGATTTTTGAAGCTCCTCTCATGGCACTAAGGACCGCTCCTTCAATACTTGGACTTGCACAGAAATCTCCACAAATTGCCAATTTCATGCTTTTGTCCCAAACACATTTATCATCTCCACCTATAGCAATGGCTGGGAAAGCACCACCCCTGCAATTTtacattttatttttgaaagacCAATTTTACATTTTATCAAATACCAACAAGGAGGAAAAAGTACAATTGAAGATGACAGCACTAAAAACTGACCATCTGTGAGCTTTCATGAATATTGGTTGTGGAATGCTCAATCCTGTTGCCTGGAATTCCCTGAATAATTCCTCTGCCACCTTAGCAAGTGCATCTACTGAAGGTTTCCGTGGGCCAATATGATTTATTACCTTGGAAGCATATTCAGCTGTCGAGTGCAATACCCAAGATTGTCTGAATATAAACAAAAGTTACATTAAACAAAACTTTATGATACAGAATGATGTGTGtgtacaagaaaaaaaagacatgTACCTGTTAGGAGGAACACAAGCACGCCCTGGCTTACTACTATCACAAAAG
This window contains:
- the LOC120688321 gene encoding patatin-like protein 3 → MEAARADPAAGLDVDKLTYEIFSILESKFLFGYDDPKLFSAGTSPRPGATSGKATPLRAPAAGKGKVCILSIDGGGRAADGLLAGAALVRLEASLRRRTGDEGARLADFFDVAAGSGAGGVLAAMLVARGPAGRPLFSAEDALAFLLRSLRRGWSDGGGGAGGGLRALFRRPGTAFRKLFGDLTLRDTVRPVLVPCYDLATGGPFLFSRADAVETRAYDFRLRDVCAATCAGSGGSAAAVEARSCDGSTRIAAVGGGVALGNPTAAAITHVLNNKSEFPLAAGVEDLLVVSIGSGEGEPRGAASTSEIVRIAAEGVADMVDQAVAMAFGHNRTSNYIRIQATGTPRPGRSGAARSGCVAEEMLAQKNVESVLFRGKKVAEQTNAEKLERFAHELVKERDRRRTSPVSPTVVKQHPSTPPPASYSNLVSQTLTSIM